GACATGCCCGGAATCGCCCGGACCGCGGACCAGTTCGACGCACACAACCGGTTCCACGGCGGGCAACTCGGGCTGCACGCGGACGCACGCAGCGGGAGCGTGTTCTGCGAAATGACCGCGAAGGTCGCGTTCGGCCAGAACTACGAGGTGGTGAAGAACGAGGGGATGACGGTCCTGCAAACGCCGGTTCTCGGCGGACTGGCGACGCGCGGGTTCGGTGGGAGCGGCATTTACGTGCAGCCATCGAGTGCGGGCCGCACGGCCAACGGTGTGTTCGCGGTAGTGCCTGAGGGGACGATCAAATTCGGCTTCCGGCTCGGTGACGCGGGCCGCGTGTACCTCGGCTACACGTTCGTCTACTTGAGTGACGCGGTCCGGCCCGGCGACCAGATCGACCGCACGCTGAACCCGGGGCAAATCCCGATCGTGAACGGCGCCGGACCCGGGTTCGCGTCCGACCGCCCCGCACGAATCGTGAACCGCTCCGACTTCTGGGCACAGGGGCTGATTATTGGCTTGGAAACGCGGTACTGAGTTGGTTTGATACCACACCCCAAGTGCGCGAAACGCGGCACGTGCACCTGGGAATGAGCGAACGAGCCGCGACCTACTTCTTCAGCGGCTTCGCGGTCTTCACCCGGAGCATGACCTTCAGCCCGTTCGCGTCGCCGCGGGTGAGCAGTTCCACTTTGTCGATCGGCTCCAGAACCGCGGCTAGCACCCCGAGTTGCGCTGTCAGTGCCATTTCGTCGCCCGCGCCGGCTTCGGCCAGGAGCTTCGCGAGTTGCGGAGCGTGTGCGGTCAGGTAGTCGCGTGCCGAGACCGCGTTGAATCGCGCGAGAGGGACATCGCCCCCGGATTTGGCGTCGTTCGCGGGCGCGCGGAACGACTTGATTGCGTCTGGTGACGAGGAAACGAGCAGATACCCACTTTTCAGCGCGAAGCACGGGCGCACCCCCGCGGGGAACCCGTCGCTGGCGAGCGACTTGATGACCGCGTCGCCGTCCTTCTCTTCTTTCAGCTCGATCTGGTCTTTGTGGCTCGCGTTGTACGCGATGCGAACCACCTGGAAGCCGTACTCCAGCGCCTGCACCAGCGCCTTCGACGCCTCCGCCCCCTTTGGCCCATCGGTTTGCACTTTCAATGCAGCGACCACTACGGGCACGGTCGCGCCCTTCGCGGGCGGAGCGGCCCACACCACCGCGTCGGGGCCGAGCGCCTCCAAGACCAGAGAGAGTTTGTCCTTCCCGACGACGGGGCCGAGCGTTTGCTCCAGTGTCTCGCGAACGCCGGGCTTGCCGTTCATGGGTGCGAGCGCCGCCAGCACGTCGATGATGTCGTTCACCTTCGCGCGGCCCGCGAGCGCGAGTAGGGCGTTATCGGGAACGCTGCTCCACAGGGCGGACGGCGTGCGCTCGCCCACGATCCACGGTTTCAGACCGACGGGGAGCTTCTCGGGGGTGAAATGCAGTGACACTCCGAGTTCGACGTCTTTCTCAACGGACAGGTACAGCGCAGCGGCATCAGTCGCGGTCCACACCTCGGCGAACTTCGTGAGGAACCCTTTTTCGTCGGGGTTTGCGTTCTTGATCTTGGCCGTGAGTTCCAGGTCTAAAGCACGTGGATTCACGAGCACGACGGCCGCGGCATCGGCCACACCGAGCTTCGTCAGGCGCTCGACGAGTACCGGCGGCTTGTCTTTTGCGCCCCTGTCGCGTTCGATGACCGCCTTGATGTCGGGTTCCGATTGCGAGAACGCGAACACGCCGTCGCGGAAGCAGTAGAAGTCCGACGGGCCGTCGGGTTTCTGACGCTCGAAGTACACTTCGCCAGAGGATTTGCGCTCGATCAGCGACTTCAGCTCTTTCGACTTCATCTGGATGTCGTTGAGCGCATCGAGCACTTTTGCGAGCGCATCGGGCTTTCGCGGGCGGATAAGAATCACCGACCGCTCGCCCTTCGGGTTGCCGGCCGGCGCGGGCGCGTATGCGAACACCACCGCGTCGCCGATGATGTCGTGAAACAGGTCCGTGGGGGTGAGCCCGAGCGCGCCGAGAACGGGCGTCGCGCCGTCGGTGAACTTCTTGAAGTCGTCCGAGTTCAGGAGGTGCTTGCCGTGTGCGGACGTGGGGAACCACGCGGCGAACGGCGACTCGCTGAGGGCCGTCATGTGGTCGCGGAGGTTCTGCACCACGAGCACGATCGCGCAGTCGGTGGGCGCGAGCCGCAGGGCCTCGTCGCGCGCGGTCGGAACGGGAGCCGCGAGAACCGGAACGCTGAGACCGAGGAGGAGCGTGAGAACGAGAGCGGCGCGGACGAGCATGGGAAGGCGCTCGGTTTGAAAGTAGTGGGCACCCGAAGCGTGCCCGTCACTCGGAGACGATTAAGACGAGCCGGCACGCAGAACGCACCAAGCACTCAAGAGTTCGGTTTGGGGTTCACGGAAGCCACGTCGCGCAGCAAACGGCTGAACGCCTTCTGTGCGGTCCCGGTGACCGGTTCGAGAACGAGGCGGGCGGCCTCGGGCAGTTCCGAGATCGACTTGCGGGCCGGCTGCAGCACCTCTTCCATTCCCATCGGCGCGCCCGGGCCGGCCGGCATCGTGAACGGGTTGGCCAGTACATCGATCAGCTTCGGCGCGAGCGCGACGGAATCCGTGATCGGCTTCGGGGCGTCGCGGAACACCTGACCGGCTTTCGCGACCTCATCGCCGATGTGGATCGGGTCCGGGGTCGGGCGCGTGCCCTTCACACGCGGTTCCGGGGCGACCTCCGTTTGTTTTGCCGTTTCTTTCGGGAGCCACATATCCGGGTCCTGTTCGGGCTTTTGGGCCGGATTCGTAATGGCGAACACCGCCAAGAGAACCGCCGCGGTGAGCACGGCCCACGTTGCGGCCTTGTAGACACTTCGGCGCGTCTGCGTGTGCCGATCTGCGTGTACCGCGTGGAGCACGCGATCCGTGAAGTCTACGGGCGCTGGGGCCGGTTCGCTCGGTGTCGCGAGAACGGAGAGGAGCACCCGCGCGGCACGCAGGCGCTCGCGGCAGGTCGCGCACGCGCCGAAGTGCGGATCCGCGTCGAGCGCTTCGGGCGGAACGTCGCCGTCGAGCACGCGCTGGATGCCGTCAACGGTCGCACGGCACGCCGGCGGAGTGGGTTCGGTGTCGAAGAGATCGTAAGGCTCTCGCATGGCTCGCTCACCCCGGGCTAGGGGCTTTGGGTACTTCTTCTTCGGGTACGAGTCCGCGACTCCGCAGGCGATCCAGAATTTCGAGCCGCGCGCGGTGCAGCCACGTTTTCACCGTCCCAACCGGGCGCCCCACCGCTTCCGCGATCTCCTCATACGGCTGGCCGTGCTCGTGGAACAGCACGAACACTTCGCGGTACTCGTGTCGCAGCCCGTCCACCGCGGCGCGGAGTTCGCCGGCCAGCTCCACCGAGTCGTCCGCGGGCTTGCGGTCGGGGGTGTCGTCGAGGTAGTCCGCCAGGCTCGGCGCACGGGCACGTTTGCCGATCCAGGTGCGGCACCGGTTCACCGCGATGCCCAGAACCCACGGGCGCAGCGGGCGCTCGGTGTCCCACCGGTTCATGCTCCGGAACACGCGGATAAACACTTCCTGTGCAACGTCTTCGGCGTCGTGCTCGCTCGCGAGTAGGCGCCGACAAACGGCGAGAACGTCGGACTGGAACCGCTCGACCAGTTCGCGCGCCGATGCCGGGCAACCGGTCAGGCACCGTTTCACGAGCGCGGCGTCGGCGGACACGACCTACCCTCTGACTCTGATGTACCCGCGAACGCAAGGAGGGGTTTCAGAAATGGTGTTCGCGGCTCACAGAGCGGAATTTGGACCGAAAGCACGAAGAGAAAGATGAGCCGCAGATGAAAGGCACGATTAAAGCAAAAGACAGATTGGCCACAAAAAAGCACAAAGGGCACAAAAGGGAACCAAGAGAACAGAAATCAGAGGTCAGAAGACAGAACCTCAAAAGTCGCTCTGTTCCGTTACTACTTTCTCGACTTGGTTTTCGGTCTTCTTTTGTGCCCTTTGTGCTTTTTTGTGGCCAATCTGCCTTGTTCTGAATCCGCGTCTATCTGCGTTCATCGGCGGCCACTCTTCCTCATTGGTCAGCCCGTTTTTTCGATCGCGGCGCGGAGCAGGTCGATGACCTCGTGGACGGACGCTTCCTGAAGCGTTTTGCCCCGCTTTTCGAGGTTCTCGCCGAACCGGATCGCCGTTTCCTGCATCCGCTCGTGGGTGCCCGCGGAGCCGCCGACCACGACCATCTCCTCGGTGCGGGTCACGCGGGTGTGCCCGTCCTCACCGTCCAGTCCCACGCCGACCACTCCGGTGACCTTGGGTGCGGTTTTCTTCCGCCGCTGAGGTTTCTTCCCGGACATGACTATTCCCCTGATAATTACGTCTGTGTTGTCCGACACGGACCCCGTTAAGCGTATTCTATCTTGAACTGAAACTGCGCGCGTGCGCCTGGTTTGGTTGCTTGCGGAAATTGGGCCGGAGCGGTACCATTCGAGGTGATTTGTCCGCGTTGTTCCGATCGTCGTTCCGTTTTCTACATTGCGGGCGCTGTCCATGCCGTCACTCATTCTGTTGAAGTCACCCGAAGGGTCCGCGCCGAACAAGAACATTCCCCTGAACGGGGAGACCCTCGTGATCGGGCGCGACGAGAAGGAGTGCCAGATCGTCATCCCGCACCACGCGGTGAGCCGCAGGCACGCGCAGGTGCTGCGGGTCGGGGGGCAGTTCTTCATTGAGGATCTCAAGAGCCGCAACCGCACATACGTGAACAGCAAAGAGGTCACGGGCCGGCTGGCGCTCAAGCCGGACGACCGGATCAAGATCTGCGACTTCCTGTTCCGGTTCCACGACGAGCGCGCGGTCCGCCCGCAGCCGCTCCCGGACTGGCTGTCCAAGGGCCGCACCGCCGACGACGAGGAAGAGAACGGGCAGACCACGATCGAGGGCTCGGCCACGAAGGGGGCCGCCCAGAGCTTCCTGGAAGTGGCCCCGTCGGACCGGCTCCGCGCGCTCCTGGAAATCAGCACGAACCTGTCCCGCACGCACGAATTCGACCCGCTGCTCGCGCAGATCGCCGACACGCTGTTCGGGGTCTTCAAGCAGGCCGACCGGTGCTTCGTTCTGATGCTCGAGGAGAACGGCCGCGCCCTGCCCAAAGTGGTCAAGAGCCGCCGGGCCGGGATGGAGGACACGCGGTTCAGCAAGACCATCGTGAAGAAGACCCTCGACTCGATGCAGTCGTACCTGAGTGAGGACGCGGGCAACGACGCCTCGCTCGGCCCGGCCGCGAGCATCGCCGAGTTCAAGATCCGCTCGGTGATGTGCGTGCCGCTCGCGACCGCCGACGGGCGCCCCATCGGGGCGCTCCAACTGGACACCCAGGACCGCACCAAGAAGTTCAGCCTCGACGACCTGAACCTGCTCACGATCGTCGCCAATCTCGCGAGCATCTCGATCGAGAAGGCCCGGATGCTCGCCCAGATGCTCGAGCGCGAGAAGGAGGCGAAGGAGATCGAGTTGGCCCGCAAGGTGCAGCTCGGGTTCCTGCCCCAAACGCTGCCCGACGTGCTGGGGTACGAGTTCTACTCGCACTACTCGCCGGCCCAGACGGTCGGCGGCGACTACTACGACTTCGTGCCGCTCCGCGACGGGCGCATGGCCATCGTGCTCGGCGACGTGGCCGGGAAGGGCGTCTCGGCGGCGCTGCTCGTCGCCAAACTCAGTTCCGAAGTACGGTTCTGCCTGCTCACCGTGCCCGACCTCGCGCAAGCCGTGGCCCTGCTCAACGACCAGATGAGCAACTCGATGGGCGACCGGTTCGTGACCCTCGCGGTCCTGGTCCTCGACCCGATCGACCACGCGCTCACCATCGTGAACGCCGGGCACATGAGCCCCAAGCTGTACCGCGCGGCCACCGACCAACTGATCGACGCGATCTCCCTCGACGACACCGGCACGCCCATCGGCGCCCAGCCCGGGTACCCGTTCGTGCAGGTCACGGTCCGGCTGGACGTGGGCGACTCGCTGGCCATGTTCACCGACGGCGTGACGGACGCGATGAACCCGGCCGGCGCGATGTTCGGCCCCGAGGCCGTGGACCGGTGCCTCGTCCCCGACGACTCGGCCCTGAACGCCGACGCCCAGCGCCCCAAGCACCTGGGCGAGCGCCTCGTTAACGCGGTGCGCAAGCACGCCAACGGCCGCGCGCAGAACGACGACATCGCCGTGGTCACCTTCGGGCGCCTCGAGCCCGGCGCCGGGCCGACCACCAACACGAGCCGCATCGCCGCCGCCGGCATTCAGAAGATGCGGGTGTGATCCGTCGGGAGTGCCCGAGACCCACGTCCCACGTTCCAACAGTCGCGGAGCTCCGGCGGCTCCGCGCCCCAAGTCGAAATGCGTTCGCTTTTCATCTCCACTTGGAACTGTGAAACGTGGAACTGTTGGAACGTGTAACCGCTGGAACTCTGGAACTTAGAACCCCTGACGGGTTGACCCCGCGCCGGGATCGGTGACAATAAGAGGGGACTCACTGGGCTACGGAGAACGCGACATGCCCGGACCGGCCACTCTCCCCGACACTGAAGTCGAGACGGACCAGCGCACGAAGCGGCAGCCCCCCTATCACGTCGTGCTGCTCAACGACGACGACCACAGCTACGAGTACGTGATCGAGATGCTGAAGGCCCTGTTCGGCCACCCGATCGAGAAGGGGTACCAGCTCGCGAAGATCGTGGACACGAAGGGCCGCGCCATCGTCTGCACCACCAGCCTGGAGCGCGCCGAACTGAAGCGCGACCAGATCCACTCTTACGGCGCCGACCCCCGCATCCCGCGCTGCAAAGGGGCCATGACCGCGGAACTGGAAGCCGCCGAATGACAAGGCAAAAGGTGTACGAGTTACGTAGTAGCGGGGTTGGGAAGTCGATGGAGGGGCTTGGCCAAGCGGCCCCGCGGACGATCCTCACTTGGGCGCGAACCAACTGGCGCCGGTGGTGAGCCGACGGTACTCCAGCCGCACGAGCGCCCGCGCTGCGCAACCACATCGGGTTGGCCCGGCGCGTTCGTACCGTTCGAGGCCCCCGGCTTTGCGGCGGACATCAGTTGGGTCGAAGCCGAGACCGCGATCCGTTCGCGCCGTCCCGTTCACTGGGAAGCTCTTCTAATCTCCGCGCTTCGTCTGAATCGGACTCGGGCCGAGCGGAGGATCGCGAGTGCTCCGCTGTTAAGGCGATGTTCGCCGTGCGGCCCGAGCCGCTAAGAGAACTTCGCGCCGGTACGACACTTGGTCCGCTGGGCGCGGGGGCGGAGAGTATATTGCCGGTGATGCCCGACACCGACACGGGTGCGATGTGCCGTTACACAATTACCCCGGGCGCCTGTTACTCGCTACCAGCGTGTCCAGCGCGCTCCTGCTGGCCACGTCCGTCGCGGTGGCGGTATACCTGAACGCGCAACAGCTCCGAACGGCCGAAGTTCTGAACGAGAACATCGGGAGCCGGCGCGCGGCCGCCAACCTGCACGAGACGCTCGTTGATCTCGCCGCGCTCCACCAGCGCGGGGTAACCAACCTGGAGCCGCTCCACGAGCGGGTCAAGTCGCACCTCGCGGAGATCGTGCGCCTGGCCGACAAGGGGGCGGAGAAGGACCTCGCGGAGCGGGTGGCCGAGAGTTTCACCAAATACCTGTATCTGTGTTCGCTGACCTTCGGTGAGATGGCGGCCGAGTACCTGACTTCGCACACCATTCCCGAGTGCGACCGGTTGCGCGACTTCAACGCCCTGGAGATCGAGAAATCGGAACTCGACCACCGGACGACCCTGCGCCGACTGACGTGGGGGTTCGTCGCGGTCGGGGTGCTCGGGTCGGCCGCCGGTCTGTTACTCGGGTACGGGTTGGCACGCGGGCTCCGCCGGGCGGTGGATTCGCTGCTGATTCGGCTCCAGGATGCGTCCGGGATGCAGGACCTCGCCACCGTCGAATGGCAACGGGACGGGCACGCCGGCCCCGACGGGTCGGACGAACTCGCGAACCGGGTCGAACAGGTGGTGCGTCAATTACAGCAGCGGGAACAGGACGTGCGCCGGGCGGAGCGACTGGCGGCCGTGGGGCAACTCGCCGCCGGGGTCGCGCACGAGATCCGCAACCCGCTCACCTCGGTGCTACTGCTCGTTCAGATGGCCCGACTGGACCCCAAGGCCGGGGCGCTCACGGACGACGATCTGACCCTCATTGACAACGAACTGGGCCGGATCGAGCAGTCCCTGCGCACGTTGCTCGACTACGCACGCCCGCCGAAACTGGAGCGCGTGGCGTGCGACCTGACCGCGGTCGCGGACAGCGCCGTACAACTGGTTCGCGGGCGCGCGGCGCAGCAGGGGGTCACGGTCCGGTTCGCCCCACCGGGGCCGACGGCTCTCAACGCGGACCCGGGCCAGCTCCGCCAAGTGGTCGTCAACTTGATGCTCAACGCGCTGGACGCGATGCCGACGGGCGGTGCCCTCGAATTGACCGTCGGGCGCGACGGTACCGACGCCACCCTCACTGTGAGTGACACCGGGGCGGGGATCGCGCCGGACATGCTCCCGCGCCTGTTCGAGCCGTTCGCGACGGGCAAGGAGAC
The Gemmata palustris DNA segment above includes these coding regions:
- a CDS encoding sensor histidine kinase, translating into MPLHNYPGRLLLATSVSSALLLATSVAVAVYLNAQQLRTAEVLNENIGSRRAAANLHETLVDLAALHQRGVTNLEPLHERVKSHLAEIVRLADKGAEKDLAERVAESFTKYLYLCSLTFGEMAAEYLTSHTIPECDRLRDFNALEIEKSELDHRTTLRRLTWGFVAVGVLGSAAGLLLGYGLARGLRRAVDSLLIRLQDASGMQDLATVEWQRDGHAGPDGSDELANRVEQVVRQLQQREQDVRRAERLAAVGQLAAGVAHEIRNPLTSVLLLVQMARLDPKAGALTDDDLTLIDNELGRIEQSLRTLLDYARPPKLERVACDLTAVADSAVQLVRGRAAQQGVTVRFAPPGPTALNADPGQLRQVVVNLMLNALDAMPTGGALELTVGRDGTDATLTVSDTGAGIAPDMLPRLFEPFATGKETGVGLGLVVSRRIVEDHGGGLHGFNRPAGGATFLVRLPTR
- a CDS encoding RNA polymerase sigma factor — protein: MSADAALVKRCLTGCPASARELVERFQSDVLAVCRRLLASEHDAEDVAQEVFIRVFRSMNRWDTERPLRPWVLGIAVNRCRTWIGKRARAPSLADYLDDTPDRKPADDSVELAGELRAAVDGLRHEYREVFVLFHEHGQPYEEIAEAVGRPVGTVKTWLHRARLEILDRLRSRGLVPEEEVPKAPSPG
- a CDS encoding SpoIIE family protein phosphatase, producing the protein MPSLILLKSPEGSAPNKNIPLNGETLVIGRDEKECQIVIPHHAVSRRHAQVLRVGGQFFIEDLKSRNRTYVNSKEVTGRLALKPDDRIKICDFLFRFHDERAVRPQPLPDWLSKGRTADDEEENGQTTIEGSATKGAAQSFLEVAPSDRLRALLEISTNLSRTHEFDPLLAQIADTLFGVFKQADRCFVLMLEENGRALPKVVKSRRAGMEDTRFSKTIVKKTLDSMQSYLSEDAGNDASLGPAASIAEFKIRSVMCVPLATADGRPIGALQLDTQDRTKKFSLDDLNLLTIVANLASISIEKARMLAQMLEREKEAKEIELARKVQLGFLPQTLPDVLGYEFYSHYSPAQTVGGDYYDFVPLRDGRMAIVLGDVAGKGVSAALLVAKLSSEVRFCLLTVPDLAQAVALLNDQMSNSMGDRFVTLAVLVLDPIDHALTIVNAGHMSPKLYRAATDQLIDAISLDDTGTPIGAQPGYPFVQVTVRLDVGDSLAMFTDGVTDAMNPAGAMFGPEAVDRCLVPDDSALNADAQRPKHLGERLVNAVRKHANGRAQNDDIAVVTFGRLEPGAGPTTNTSRIAAAGIQKMRV
- a CDS encoding ATP-dependent Clp protease adaptor ClpS — encoded protein: MPGPATLPDTEVETDQRTKRQPPYHVVLLNDDDHSYEYVIEMLKALFGHPIEKGYQLAKIVDTKGRAIVCTTSLERAELKRDQIHSYGADPRIPRCKGAMTAELEAAE